One stretch of Astatotilapia calliptera chromosome 3, fAstCal1.2, whole genome shotgun sequence DNA includes these proteins:
- the LOC113013541 gene encoding L-amino-acid oxidase-like: MKPQFAKWKFFHSFAISVLLLALYPTAAVASMNEELAKCLEDDDNYQLMDTVKTGLPQIKKSHHVIIVGAGIAGLTAAKLLEGAGHKVTIIEASPRVGGRVETYRDEENGWYADLGAMRIPSNHQIIRWYIKEMGLKLNPFIMYDSNTFYLVNERNRTRTYAVTANPDILNYKLPERERGKSADDLLWQALQKVRDEIKAHGCKAAFKKYDHYSVKEYLKEEGGLSPEAVVMIAELLNEQSMMHLALTEMLYVENDVSDSTTYDEITGGTDLLPKAFLSFINGPILFNSKVKFISQSNEGVTVSYRRKGESALTYISGDAVLVTTTAKAALFLDFNPPLSTQKMEALRAVHYECSTKIILTFKRKFWVDDGIHGGKSITDRPSRYIYYPSHSFPRNQTIGVLLASYTWADDARFLQGATDEDLKELALRDLAKIHGEKVWDLCIGVVMKRSGIDPYSLGGFAFFSPYQHIESSKELFRSEGRVHFAGEHTAFPHAWIETSMKSAIRAAKNINNAAHEELARNQDRNEL, encoded by the exons ATGAAGCCACAATTTGCCAAGTGGAAATTTT TCCATTCATTTGCCATCAGTGTGCTGCTGTTGGCTTTGtatcccactgctgctgttgccaGCATGAATGAAGAGCTGGCTAAATGTCTGGAAGATGACGATAATTATCAGCTCATGGACACAGTGAAGACTGGCCTTCCTCAGATCAAGAAGTCTCatcatgttattattgttgGGGCTGGGATCGCTGGGCTGACGGCTGCCAAGCTATTGGAAGGTGCAGGACACAAG GTAACCATCATAGAAGCTAGTCCTCGTGTGGGAGGAAGGGTGGAGACCTACAGGGATGAAGAAAATGGCTGGTATGCTGATTTGGGTGCAATGAGGATACCGAGTAACCACCA GATCATCCGCTGGTACATCAAAGAAATGGGGCTCAAGCTGAATCCATTCATCATGTATGACTCCAACACTTTTTACTTGGTTAATGAACGGAACAGGACGAGGACATACGCAGTGACAGCAAACCCCGACATCCTGAATTATAAACtgccagagagggagagggggaaaTCAGCTGACGACCTGTTGTGGCAGGCTTTGCAGAAG GTGAGAGACGAAATTAAAGCCCATGGATGCAAAGCTGCATTTAAGAAATATGACCATTATTCAGTAAAG GAGTACCTGAAAGAGGAAGGTGGTTTAAGTCCAGAGGCAGTGGTTATGATTGCAGAGTTACTGAATGAACAGAGCATGATGCATCTGGCTCTGACTGAGATGCTCTACGTCGAGAATGATGTCAGCGATAGCACAAC gtatGATGAAATAACTGGTGGGACAGATCTCCTCCCCaaagcttttctctctttcattaATGGCCCCATCCTCTTCAACTCCAAAGTCAAATTCATCAGCCAGTCAAATGAGGGTGTAACTGTGTCATATAGAAGAAAGGGCGAGTCAGCTTTGACATACATTTCTGGCGATGCCGTCTTAGTAACAACCACAGCCAAAGCTGCCCTCTTCCTGGATTTCAACCCACCTCTCTCCACCCAGAAAATGGAGGCATTGCGGGCTGTCCACTATGAATGCTCCACTAAAATCATCCTCACCTTCAAGAGGAAGTTCTGGGTGGACGATGGCATCCATGGAGGAAAGAGTATCACAGACCGGCCCTCTCGTTACATCTACTACCCCAGCCACAGTTTCCCAAGAAATCAAACAATTGGTGTCCTCTTGGCTTCCTACACCTGGGCTGATGACGCCCGATTTTTACAAGGTGCGACCGATGAAGACCTTAAAGAGCTAGCATTGAGAGATTTAGCGAAGATTCATGGTGAGAAGGTGTGGGACCTCTGCATTGGGGTGGTGATGAAAAGGTCAGGCATTGATCCATACAGCTTGGGTGGCTTTGCTTTTTTCTCGCCATACCAACACATAGAGTCATCGAAGGAGCTCTTCAGAAGTGAAGGCAGGGTCCACTTTGCTGGGGAGCACACAGCTTTCCCTCATGCTTGGATTGAGACATCTATGAAATCAGCTATTAGAGCagctaaaaacatcaacaacgCTGCACACGAGGAGTTGGCTAGAAATCAAGATCGAAATGAGCTCTGA